A genomic window from Caldicellulosiruptor kronotskyensis 2002 includes:
- a CDS encoding TlyA family RNA methyltransferase gives MKKRADLLLVEKGLVESREKARALILSGNVYVNNQKIEKAGEMIDERSQIIIKEPLKYVSRGGLKLEKALDFFKISVEGKIALDIGASTGGFTDCLLQHGAKKVYCVDVGYGQLAWKLREDPRVVNFEKTNFRYFDRKSIQDKIDIIVCDVSFISLNLIAEKVKEFMENSTEGILLIKPQFEAGRKEVGKRGVVKSKETHKNVIKKVIDHYFSLGISIKGLTYSPITGPEGNIEYLLYIKMEDETENNIVDITIEEIVNQAFETFGQKK, from the coding sequence TTGAAAAAGAGGGCTGATTTACTTCTTGTTGAAAAAGGTCTGGTAGAATCACGTGAAAAGGCAAGAGCATTAATTTTGAGTGGTAACGTATATGTGAATAATCAAAAAATAGAAAAAGCAGGGGAAATGATAGATGAAAGGAGCCAGATAATAATTAAAGAGCCACTAAAATATGTCAGCAGAGGCGGTCTTAAACTTGAAAAGGCTTTAGATTTTTTTAAAATTTCGGTTGAAGGCAAAATAGCCCTTGACATTGGTGCTTCAACAGGAGGATTTACAGACTGTTTGCTCCAACATGGCGCTAAAAAGGTTTACTGTGTTGATGTTGGATATGGTCAGCTTGCATGGAAGTTAAGAGAGGACCCGAGAGTAGTAAATTTTGAAAAGACTAATTTTAGGTACTTTGACAGAAAAAGTATTCAGGATAAAATTGATATTATAGTATGCGATGTCTCCTTTATTTCTTTGAACCTAATTGCAGAGAAGGTAAAAGAGTTCATGGAGAATAGCACAGAAGGTATTTTGCTAATAAAACCCCAGTTTGAAGCAGGAAGAAAGGAGGTTGGAAAAAGAGGAGTTGTAAAGTCTAAGGAAACTCATAAAAATGTGATCAAAAAGGTAATTGATCACTATTTTTCTCTCGGAATCTCAATCAAGGGTCTGACATATTCGCCAATCACAGGGCCAGAGGGGAATATAGAGTATCTTCTCTATATTAAAATGGAAGATGAGACCGAAAATAACATAGTTGACATTACGATAGAAGAAATTGTCAACCAAGCCTTTGAAACATTCGGTCAGAAAAAGTAA
- the pheT gene encoding phenylalanine--tRNA ligase subunit beta, protein MKVSLEWLKSYVDIDCSVDELVDKLTMSGTKVEGYEKRLENIKNVVVGKILEISLHPHNQNLFVCKVDIKDKILTIITAAKNVKEGLYVPVAKPGAVLENGKTIDVLEFKGILSEGMLCSLEELGLTRGEFPYADENGIFILEGMDDSMIGNDIKIALGIDDVIIDFEITSNRPDCLSIVGIAREIAAILNKPLKFPNVSFKETDELIKNYIDNIEIQDKKICRRYIGRVIKNVKIEQSPLWLRRRLVACGIRPINNIVDVTNYVMLEMGQPLHAFDLNKICGRNVFVRLASDGEKIITLDGVERVLRSSDIVIADENRAIAVAGVMGGLDTEVDESTKVVLLESATFNPAMVRRTARYLGLRTEASNRFEKGLSPYFAELAIQRACALIEQIGAGEIVKGAVDTYVDPWQQVEVKADFSYIEKLLGLRIEKDEVVNILSRLEIKYDEVKDVFIVPPFRTDIEDMADISEEVIRIYGYDKLPSRVFMGSAISSGLTQKQKIVNNIKIFLANSGYYEIYSYSFESPKVYEILKGYNLDDAVKILNPLGEDFSIMRMQLMSSVLKTVYLNISRNIKDVKVFELSTVFKKSNEKLPHEKLVLAIGSSAQDFYSLKGVLENLFDMLRIKDVKFSSQHQNPNLHPTRSAKIYTDESFLIGYIGEVHPDILERFDIPVRVVYAELFIDELLEAEKEEKRYVQLPKYPAIERDYAFVVPDDVESRVIEEIFKKYSSDILEEFRLFDVYKGQQIKQGFKSYAYRAIFRSKSKTLSDSDINQIQEKILDELKNYNISLRE, encoded by the coding sequence TTGAAGGTTTCATTAGAATGGTTGAAAAGTTATGTTGATATAGATTGTTCGGTAGATGAGCTTGTTGATAAACTTACTATGAGCGGAACAAAGGTTGAGGGATATGAGAAGAGACTTGAGAATATTAAAAATGTTGTAGTGGGTAAGATTTTAGAAATTTCTTTGCACCCTCATAACCAGAATCTTTTTGTTTGTAAAGTAGATATAAAAGATAAAATACTTACAATAATAACTGCAGCAAAGAATGTAAAAGAAGGTTTATATGTTCCTGTAGCAAAACCAGGTGCTGTCTTAGAAAATGGTAAAACAATTGATGTTCTTGAGTTCAAGGGAATATTATCGGAAGGAATGCTATGTTCGCTGGAAGAGCTTGGACTTACCCGCGGAGAGTTTCCATATGCTGACGAGAATGGGATATTTATACTTGAAGGTATGGATGACAGCATGATAGGGAATGACATAAAGATTGCACTTGGAATAGATGATGTGATAATTGATTTTGAGATAACCTCAAACAGGCCCGACTGTTTGAGCATTGTGGGTATTGCAAGAGAGATAGCTGCTATTTTAAACAAACCTCTGAAGTTTCCAAATGTAAGTTTCAAAGAGACAGATGAATTGATAAAAAATTATATAGATAATATTGAAATTCAAGATAAAAAGATTTGCAGAAGGTATATCGGAAGAGTTATAAAAAACGTAAAGATTGAACAGTCACCTCTGTGGCTAAGAAGAAGACTTGTGGCTTGCGGTATAAGACCAATAAATAATATTGTTGATGTAACAAATTATGTAATGCTCGAGATGGGTCAGCCTCTTCATGCATTTGACCTCAACAAGATTTGTGGCAGAAATGTTTTTGTAAGACTTGCAAGTGATGGTGAAAAGATTATAACTCTTGATGGTGTAGAGAGGGTTTTGCGGTCATCTGACATTGTTATTGCAGATGAAAACAGAGCCATAGCAGTTGCAGGTGTGATGGGAGGATTAGATACTGAAGTTGATGAGAGTACAAAAGTTGTACTTTTAGAGTCTGCAACTTTTAATCCCGCAATGGTAAGAAGGACAGCACGATATTTAGGACTTAGAACAGAGGCTTCAAACAGGTTTGAAAAAGGTTTGAGCCCATACTTTGCAGAACTCGCAATTCAAAGAGCGTGCGCTTTGATTGAACAAATTGGAGCAGGCGAGATTGTAAAAGGAGCTGTAGATACCTATGTTGACCCATGGCAGCAAGTAGAAGTAAAAGCTGATTTTTCATATATAGAAAAACTTCTTGGTCTTAGAATTGAAAAAGATGAAGTGGTGAATATTCTTAGCAGACTTGAAATAAAATATGACGAAGTAAAAGATGTATTTATAGTACCACCTTTTAGGACTGACATTGAAGATATGGCTGACATTTCTGAAGAAGTTATAAGAATATATGGGTATGATAAACTACCTTCAAGGGTTTTCATGGGAAGTGCTATTTCGTCTGGTCTCACCCAAAAGCAAAAAATAGTAAACAATATAAAAATTTTTCTTGCCAACAGTGGTTATTATGAAATTTATTCATATTCATTTGAATCGCCAAAAGTTTATGAGATTTTAAAAGGGTATAACTTGGATGATGCTGTCAAGATTTTAAATCCACTCGGTGAAGATTTTTCTATCATGCGAATGCAGCTTATGTCTTCTGTATTAAAAACAGTTTATCTCAATATATCCCGAAATATAAAAGACGTAAAAGTATTTGAGCTATCTACAGTATTTAAAAAATCTAATGAAAAACTTCCGCATGAAAAACTTGTTTTAGCAATAGGAAGTTCGGCTCAGGATTTTTATTCTCTAAAGGGTGTACTTGAAAATCTTTTTGACATGCTTAGAATAAAAGATGTTAAGTTTTCATCGCAACATCAAAATCCAAATTTGCATCCTACACGTTCAGCAAAGATTTATACCGATGAAAGTTTTCTTATAGGCTACATTGGAGAAGTCCATCCGGATATATTAGAAAGATTTGACATACCTGTAAGAGTTGTATATGCAGAACTTTTTATAGATGAGCTGCTTGAGGCTGAGAAGGAAGAAAAGAGGTATGTTCAACTTCCGAAATATCCAGCTATTGAGAGAGACTATGCATTTGTTGTACCAGATGATGTAGAAAGCAGGGTTATTGAAGAAATCTTCAAAAAATATAGCTCTGACATTTTAGAAGAGTTTCGTCTGTTTGATGTTTACAAGGGACAACAAATAAAGCAAGGTTTCAAAAGCTATGCCTATAGAGCAATTTTCAGGTCAAAATCAAAAACACTTTCAGATAGTGATATTAACCAGATTCAAGAGAAGATTTTAGATGAGCTTAAAAACTACAATATAAGTTTGCGGGAGTAG
- the pheS gene encoding phenylalanine--tRNA ligase subunit alpha produces MNTDIANLKNQCIEELSRIKSLQELEDFQVKYLGKKGILKSKLKELSKLEPAIRAQVGKELNSLREYLEESIAIQRKRFLEEEKQKRIQSERIDVTIPGKRVEIGAIHILSQVQNEIAEIFLNMGYEIAEGPEVELDYYNFEALNIPADHPARDTQDTFYISEDVLLRTHTSPVQIRVMKSKKPPIKIISPGRVYRSDEVDSTHSPIFHQIEGLFVDKGVTMADLKGTLEVFAKRFFGEQTKVRFRPHHFPFTEPSAEVDISCIFCGGKGCRTCKGEGWIEILGAGMVHRKVLLNCGIDPDIYTGFAFGMGVERIALLRYEIEDIRLFYENDLRFLKQFR; encoded by the coding sequence TTGAACACTGACATAGCAAATTTAAAAAACCAATGCATAGAAGAACTATCAAGAATCAAAAGTTTGCAGGAACTTGAAGATTTTCAGGTCAAATATTTAGGTAAAAAAGGCATTTTGAAAAGTAAGTTAAAAGAACTATCAAAGCTTGAACCAGCAATTCGTGCTCAAGTGGGAAAAGAATTAAATAGTCTGAGAGAGTACCTTGAGGAAAGCATTGCTATCCAGCGAAAAAGGTTTTTAGAGGAAGAGAAGCAAAAGAGGATACAAAGTGAACGCATTGATGTGACTATACCTGGCAAAAGAGTGGAAATAGGAGCCATTCATATTCTTTCTCAGGTTCAAAATGAAATAGCAGAAATCTTTTTAAATATGGGGTATGAAATTGCGGAGGGACCAGAAGTAGAGCTTGATTATTATAACTTTGAAGCATTGAATATCCCAGCTGACCATCCTGCACGAGATACACAAGATACTTTTTATATTTCTGAAGACGTACTTTTGAGAACGCATACCTCCCCTGTTCAAATCAGGGTTATGAAAAGTAAAAAGCCTCCAATTAAAATAATTTCTCCTGGAAGGGTGTACAGGTCAGACGAGGTGGATAGCACACACTCTCCTATTTTTCATCAAATAGAAGGACTATTTGTTGACAAAGGTGTTACAATGGCTGATTTAAAAGGGACACTTGAAGTGTTTGCAAAGAGATTTTTTGGTGAACAGACCAAGGTTAGGTTCAGACCACATCATTTTCCGTTTACTGAACCTTCGGCCGAGGTTGATATTTCATGTATCTTCTGTGGTGGGAAAGGATGTAGAACATGTAAGGGTGAAGGTTGGATAGAAATACTTGGTGCAGGAATGGTTCACAGAAAGGTTCTTTTGAACTGTGGGATTGATCCAGATATATATACTGGTTTTGCATTTGGTATGGGTGTTGAAAGAATAGCACTTTTGAGATATGAGATTGAGGACATTAGGCTCTTTTACGAAAATGATTTGAGATTTTTGAAACAATTCAGATAA
- a CDS encoding ATP-dependent helicase has translation MEWLKELNEQQKEAVLSTEGPLLVLAGAGSGKTRVITYRIAYILNMGLADPGNILAITFTNKAADEMKERIKRLVSTQSFSEMWVSTFHAACARILRMEAHNIGFSNNFVIFDTQDRNQLLKECFDKLNIDPEKLDIRYVSRHISNLKNQLIGPSDVYRYGEVDGRVVEVYKLYNKLLKEYNAFDFDDLLYYTVVLFETNPDILEKYQNKFKYILVDEYQDTNHAQFYFVYLLSQKHRNICVVGDDDQSIYSFRGANIKNILEFEKVFSDAKVIKLEKNYRSTKTILSAANEVIKNNNYRKFKKLWTDNIDGEKIFLYSAFDEVNEAEFVASSVKNLIESGISPSEIGVLYRTNAQSVNFENALSAYSVPYKVVGALRFYERKEIKDIIAYLRLITNPHDDLSLFRIINVPRRGIGNSTIEKVKVLSEEYNVSAYTILLERAKFNFDKKTYERLNGFISLIEDLKAEAENLSVSAAIKLVLEKTGYLESLLSSKSEEEFQRAKNIEQLISTAAIFEEENEEPTLQNFLNSITLSSEDEDTQKEEKVSLMTVHAAKGLEFEVVFLTGLEEGLFPLVRAEEPIDAEKELEEERRLCYVAITRAKKLLVLTYANNRRVFGRFSSRQRSCFIEEIPQRYIQVVYSPITKTHQTFSVKIDQSEDFSVSNLQVGNKVQHGKFGVGKVIWLSDDMREVVVDFEKIGQKRLLLSYANLKRIG, from the coding sequence ATGGAATGGCTAAAAGAATTAAATGAGCAGCAAAAAGAGGCGGTTCTTTCAACAGAAGGGCCGCTTTTAGTATTGGCTGGTGCAGGTTCAGGGAAAACTCGTGTCATAACATATAGAATAGCATATATATTGAATATGGGATTAGCAGATCCTGGCAATATTCTTGCAATTACGTTTACAAACAAAGCTGCTGATGAGATGAAAGAAAGAATAAAAAGGCTTGTTAGCACCCAATCATTTTCAGAGATGTGGGTGTCTACTTTTCATGCTGCGTGTGCAAGGATTTTGAGAATGGAAGCTCATAATATAGGATTTTCAAACAACTTTGTAATATTTGATACACAGGATAGAAACCAGCTTTTGAAAGAGTGTTTTGACAAATTAAACATTGACCCCGAAAAACTTGATATTAGATATGTATCAAGGCATATTAGCAATCTCAAAAATCAGTTAATTGGACCTTCTGATGTATACAGATACGGTGAGGTCGATGGTCGTGTTGTTGAAGTGTATAAACTTTACAATAAACTTTTAAAAGAATACAATGCGTTTGACTTTGATGACCTTCTGTATTACACTGTAGTTCTTTTTGAAACAAACCCTGACATTCTGGAAAAGTATCAGAATAAGTTTAAATACATCTTGGTAGATGAGTATCAGGACACAAATCATGCTCAGTTTTACTTTGTTTATTTACTTTCACAAAAACACAGAAATATCTGTGTTGTTGGTGATGACGACCAGAGTATATACAGTTTCAGAGGAGCAAATATAAAAAATATTTTGGAATTTGAAAAGGTTTTTAGCGATGCCAAGGTAATAAAATTAGAAAAAAACTATAGGTCTACAAAGACAATACTATCAGCTGCAAATGAGGTTATAAAAAACAATAATTACAGAAAATTTAAAAAATTGTGGACAGATAACATTGATGGCGAAAAGATTTTTCTGTACTCAGCTTTTGACGAAGTAAATGAAGCGGAGTTTGTTGCATCGAGTGTGAAAAATCTTATTGAAAGCGGGATTTCACCCTCAGAAATAGGAGTGCTCTACCGAACAAATGCTCAATCTGTAAACTTTGAGAATGCACTTTCAGCTTATTCTGTACCCTATAAAGTTGTAGGTGCTTTGCGATTTTATGAAAGAAAAGAAATAAAAGATATAATTGCTTATTTGAGACTCATTACAAATCCGCATGACGATTTGAGCCTATTTAGGATTATCAATGTACCCAGAAGGGGTATAGGAAACAGTACCATAGAGAAAGTAAAAGTTTTAAGTGAAGAGTATAATGTTTCTGCATATACCATTTTACTTGAGCGAGCAAAGTTTAATTTTGACAAAAAGACATATGAAAGGCTGAATGGCTTTATATCTCTGATAGAAGATTTGAAAGCTGAGGCAGAAAATTTATCTGTATCTGCAGCTATTAAACTTGTGCTTGAAAAGACAGGGTATTTAGAAAGTTTGCTCAGTAGCAAAAGTGAAGAGGAGTTTCAAAGAGCTAAAAATATTGAACAGCTTATAAGCACTGCAGCTATTTTTGAAGAAGAAAATGAAGAGCCAACCTTGCAAAATTTTTTGAACTCTATTACTTTGAGTTCTGAAGATGAAGATACTCAAAAAGAAGAGAAAGTTTCACTTATGACAGTTCATGCTGCAAAAGGATTGGAATTTGAAGTTGTCTTTCTCACAGGGCTTGAAGAAGGATTGTTTCCGCTTGTTAGGGCAGAAGAACCCATTGATGCTGAAAAGGAACTTGAAGAAGAAAGAAGACTGTGTTATGTTGCAATTACCAGAGCAAAAAAGCTTCTTGTTCTGACATATGCTAACAATCGAAGAGTATTTGGCAGGTTTTCTTCACGACAAAGGTCTTGTTTTATTGAGGAGATTCCTCAAAGATACATTCAAGTTGTCTATAGTCCTATTACTAAAACTCACCAAACATTTTCTGTCAAGATTGATCAATCTGAAGATTTTTCTGTTAGCAATTTACAGGTTGGAAACAAGGTACAGCATGGAAAGTTTGGAGTTGGAAAAGTTATCTGGCTTTCAGATGATATGAGAGAGGTAGTAGTAGATTTTGAAAAGATAGGTCAGAAAAGACTACTTCTGTCATATGCAAATCTCAAGAGGATTGGTTGA
- the mtaB gene encoding tRNA (N(6)-L-threonylcarbamoyladenosine(37)-C(2))-methylthiotransferase MtaB produces MKIAFYTLGCKVNQYETQAVAELFKESGFEIVDFDSKADVYVINTCTVTNISDRKSRHAIKKAKKLSPQSIVVVMGCYPQVYPQEVEKIEDVDIIIGTKDRQKIVDYVRQYLEDKKKIVAINEDYKREAFEELKISEFNERSRAFIKIEEGCDQFCSYCIIPYARGAVRSRSLKSIEEEVIRLVQKGYKEFVITGINISSYGKDLDGKVTLIDVIERVNKIEGVKRIRLSSLEPVIMNGEFIERLLSFDKLCHHLHLSLQSGSDKILKLMNRHYTTAQYQSIVDRIREKWDDVAFTTDIIVGFPGETEEDFNATLDFVQKIGFSRIHVFRFSPKKGTKAYEMPNQVDSKEKERRSKIMKEVAASLSYQFHSKFVGKTLEVLIEQDSDFDGYYEGYSGNYIRTLIRKSHMIVHGEIYKVKITQAYRQYVKGEIIQ; encoded by the coding sequence TTGAAGATTGCCTTTTATACACTTGGATGTAAGGTCAATCAGTATGAAACCCAGGCAGTAGCTGAACTTTTTAAAGAAAGCGGGTTTGAGATTGTCGACTTTGACAGCAAAGCAGACGTGTACGTGATAAATACCTGTACAGTTACCAACATAAGCGATAGAAAATCACGACACGCAATAAAAAAGGCTAAAAAACTTTCTCCGCAAAGTATCGTAGTTGTAATGGGATGTTACCCGCAAGTGTATCCCCAAGAGGTTGAAAAGATAGAAGATGTAGATATCATAATTGGAACAAAAGATAGACAAAAGATTGTTGATTATGTTAGACAATATTTGGAGGACAAAAAGAAAATTGTAGCAATAAATGAAGATTATAAAAGAGAAGCATTTGAAGAGCTTAAGATATCAGAATTTAATGAGCGTAGCCGTGCTTTCATAAAGATAGAAGAAGGTTGTGACCAGTTTTGTTCTTATTGTATAATCCCGTATGCAAGGGGAGCAGTTAGAAGCAGAAGTTTAAAAAGTATAGAAGAAGAGGTTATAAGGCTTGTTCAGAAGGGATACAAAGAATTTGTTATTACAGGAATTAACATCTCATCTTATGGGAAGGATTTGGATGGGAAGGTTACACTTATAGATGTTATTGAGAGGGTAAATAAGATTGAAGGTGTTAAAAGAATCAGACTGAGTTCTTTAGAACCGGTTATAATGAATGGTGAATTTATAGAGAGGTTACTTAGTTTTGACAAACTGTGCCATCATTTGCATCTTTCCCTTCAAAGTGGCAGTGATAAAATATTGAAACTTATGAACAGACATTACACTACAGCACAGTATCAAAGTATAGTAGATAGAATAAGAGAAAAATGGGATGATGTAGCATTTACAACCGATATTATAGTGGGTTTTCCGGGCGAAACAGAAGAAGATTTCAACGCTACTTTAGATTTTGTTCAGAAAATAGGTTTTTCAAGGATTCACGTGTTCAGGTTTTCTCCAAAGAAGGGTACTAAAGCATATGAGATGCCAAACCAAGTAGATAGCAAAGAAAAAGAAAGACGAAGCAAGATAATGAAAGAAGTGGCAGCGAGCCTTTCATATCAATTTCATAGTAAGTTTGTTGGGAAGACGTTAGAAGTTTTGATTGAACAGGATTCTGATTTTGACGGATATTATGAAGGGTATTCAGGAAATTATATCCGTACTCTAATAAGGAAAAGTCATATGATAGTACATGGGGAAATTTACAAAGTTAAGATTACACAGGCTTATAGACAATATGTTAAAGGAGAAATAATTCAATAA
- a CDS encoding HPr family phosphocarrier protein, with protein MKTVTVKLNTIDAVKNFVNIVSKYPFDIDLTSGRYVVDAKSIMGIFSLDLSKPIKVEIHSDNCDELLKELEPFMEK; from the coding sequence ATGAAAACAGTAACAGTAAAGCTGAACACAATTGATGCTGTCAAGAACTTTGTCAACATTGTTAGCAAGTACCCATTTGATATTGACCTTACATCAGGAAGGTATGTTGTTGACGCAAAATCTATCATGGGTATATTTAGTTTGGACCTTAGCAAACCAATTAAGGTAGAAATTCATTCAGACAACTGCGATGAACTGCTCAAAGAGCTTGAACCGTTTATGGAAAAATAA
- the dxs gene encoding 1-deoxy-D-xylulose-5-phosphate synthase, whose amino-acid sequence MGILEKVNYPEDIKRLSISELYELAEEIREFLLYNIANTGGHLAANLGVVELTLALLKVFDPPKDKIVWDVGHQCYVYKILTGRKQKFNTLRKFGGLSGFPKSKESIYDSFDTGHSSTSISVALGFAVARDLKNEDYDVIAVIGDGALTGGLAYEGLNNAGRYNGKLLVILNDNDMSISKNVGAIAKYLSKVRTKPRYFKLKKATDSLVEGIPIVGKNLSKFVRKVKGSLKYFFFPGTLFEALGFEYYGPIDGHDIERLCEVFKSVKDFERPVLVHVVTQKGKGYEHAERFPEKFHGVPPFDIETGNHLSDNTSKTFSEVLGDKLCELAKRNPKILAITAAMPDGTGLSKFAIMYPQRFFDVGIAEEHAVTFAGALAKEGFKPFVAIYSTFLQRAFDQIIHDVCLQNLNVVFCVDRAGLVGEDGETHHGSFDISYLSLIPNLTLMVPKDTKEFEMMLEFAAFYQDGPIAIRYPRGSCKQVGLYDEIKLSEPEILKQGENLAIFSIGRHVSILYDIISKNKLDVTLVNVRFIKPLNTKIIKRIVNTHKKILIVEDNSIIGGLGEKIKSIIAEEKSVEIKHIAIPDRFIPHGSIFQLYSMLGMDRENLTKIVMELIES is encoded by the coding sequence TTGGGTATATTAGAAAAAGTAAACTATCCTGAAGATATAAAAAGATTGAGTATATCTGAACTTTATGAACTTGCTGAAGAAATAAGAGAATTTCTGTTGTATAACATCGCCAATACAGGTGGACACTTGGCGGCAAATTTGGGAGTTGTTGAGCTAACTCTTGCTCTGTTAAAAGTATTTGATCCACCAAAAGATAAAATTGTGTGGGATGTAGGACATCAATGTTATGTTTATAAGATTTTGACAGGACGAAAGCAAAAATTTAACACTTTAAGGAAATTTGGTGGTTTGAGCGGTTTTCCAAAATCAAAAGAAAGCATTTATGACTCGTTTGATACTGGACACAGTTCTACTTCTATTTCTGTTGCATTGGGATTTGCAGTTGCACGTGATCTTAAAAACGAAGACTACGATGTGATTGCGGTAATAGGAGATGGAGCTTTAACTGGAGGACTTGCATATGAAGGGCTCAATAATGCAGGCAGATATAATGGTAAACTTCTTGTTATTTTGAATGACAATGACATGTCAATCTCCAAAAATGTTGGTGCGATTGCAAAATATCTATCAAAGGTACGAACAAAACCACGTTATTTTAAATTGAAAAAGGCTACTGATAGTTTGGTAGAAGGAATTCCGATTGTTGGGAAAAACTTAAGCAAGTTTGTGAGAAAAGTAAAAGGAAGTTTAAAATATTTTTTCTTTCCTGGGACTTTGTTTGAAGCTCTTGGATTTGAATATTATGGACCTATTGACGGTCATGATATAGAAAGACTTTGTGAGGTATTCAAAAGTGTTAAAGATTTTGAAAGACCTGTTTTGGTTCATGTTGTTACACAAAAAGGTAAAGGATATGAACATGCTGAAAGATTTCCAGAAAAATTCCATGGTGTTCCACCATTTGACATAGAAACAGGAAATCACTTATCTGACAATACTTCAAAGACATTTTCTGAGGTTTTAGGTGATAAGCTTTGCGAGCTTGCCAAGCGCAATCCAAAGATATTAGCAATTACCGCTGCAATGCCTGATGGTACTGGTCTTAGCAAGTTTGCAATAATGTATCCTCAAAGATTTTTTGATGTTGGAATAGCAGAGGAACATGCGGTCACTTTTGCAGGTGCTCTTGCTAAAGAGGGATTTAAACCGTTTGTGGCTATATATTCAACCTTCCTGCAAAGAGCTTTTGACCAGATTATTCATGATGTGTGTCTTCAAAATTTGAATGTGGTCTTCTGTGTAGACCGAGCAGGTCTTGTAGGCGAGGATGGAGAAACACACCATGGAAGTTTTGATATATCGTATTTGAGCCTAATTCCAAACTTGACATTGATGGTGCCAAAGGATACAAAAGAATTTGAAATGATGTTGGAATTTGCAGCTTTCTACCAGGACGGTCCTATTGCAATAAGGTATCCACGCGGGAGCTGTAAGCAAGTTGGTCTTTACGATGAAATTAAACTTTCTGAACCAGAGATATTAAAACAAGGAGAGAATCTGGCTATATTTTCTATTGGAAGACATGTTTCAATATTGTATGATATTATTAGCAAAAACAAGTTGGATGTAACACTGGTAAATGTGAGATTTATAAAACCTTTGAATACTAAAATTATAAAAAGAATAGTAAATACACATAAAAAAATTTTAATTGTAGAGGACAACAGTATTATCGGTGGACTTGGTGAAAAAATAAAAAGTATTATAGCTGAAGAAAAATCAGTAGAGATTAAGCACATAGCTATACCTGATAGATTTATTCCTCATGGTTCAATTTTTCAGCTTTATTCTATGCTCGGGATGGACAGAGAGAACTTAACAAAAATTGTTATGGAGCTGATAGAGAGTTGA
- a CDS encoding divergent PAP2 family protein encodes MKEVVLEILKNKALEVGVVSWFVAQFLKIVIAFIMTRKVNLKWFISSGGMPSSHSAFACGLSTAVGLIDGFSSTNFAISLTFTLIVMYDAAGVRREAGKQAQTLNEIIEMYLSPHYKPQYKLKELIGHKPTEVFAGAIVGILIATIMI; translated from the coding sequence ATGAAAGAGGTTGTGTTAGAGATTTTAAAGAATAAGGCGCTTGAGGTTGGCGTTGTTAGCTGGTTTGTTGCACAGTTTTTAAAGATTGTGATAGCATTTATCATGACACGAAAAGTTAATCTTAAATGGTTTATAAGCTCTGGAGGAATGCCAAGTTCTCATTCAGCGTTTGCATGTGGTCTTTCAACTGCTGTAGGACTTATAGATGGATTTAGTTCAACCAATTTTGCTATTTCATTAACATTCACTTTAATTGTAATGTACGATGCAGCAGGAGTAAGAAGAGAGGCTGGGAAACAGGCACAGACTTTAAATGAAATAATTGAGATGTATCTTTCACCACATTACAAGCCTCAATATAAACTAAAAGAGCTCATAGGTCACAAACCTACAGAAGTCTTTGCAGGAGCTATAGTTGGAATATTAATTGCCACAATAATGATTTGA